TTTGGCAAAAACAAAAGAACTGGTAGAAGTATACGGCGCTGAAATTTTCAATAAATTGATCTTCAAGATTGCTGTAGGAGGTAATTATTTCTTTGAAATGGCAAAATTGAGAGCCTTTAAATTGGTTTTTAACCAACTTTCCAAGGAATATGGATTGGATGAAATTCCTTACATTTTCGCTGAGACTTCCCTTAGAAATAAAGCTGTTTCTGACAATGAAAATAACCTGATTCGTTCTACATTAGAGTTAGCTTCTGCTATGATTGGTGGAGCAGATGCTGTTTTTACCAACAATTACCTTGTAAGCAGAAGTACAGATAACGCTGAAGAAATTTCTTTTAAACAACAGATTGTACTAGCCTACGAAAGCATCATCAATGTGTTTGAAGATGCTGCTAATGGAAGCTACTATGTTGAAGATATCACCCAACAGATTGCAGACAAATCTTGGACTTTATTTATTGAAATGGAAGAACTGGTGGTTATCTTGAGCTTTTAAAGCAAGGTGTTGTTCAAAAAAAGATCTATGATCATGCTATTGAAGAGCAACAATGGATTGAAGAAGGAAAAATAAAGCTGATTGGAGTTAATTTATATCCAAAATTAGATGTTAAAAAGTCAATCAATGACTTATATAACGAAAAAGAAATAAAAGCTGTTCGTTGGGCAGAAATGTTTGAGTAATGAAAGACAAACTAATAGACTTATTCGAATACACCTATCATTTCAATGTTGAAATGATTAAAGTTATTTCTGAAAACAGAAAACTTGTAGATGATAAAACAATTAGTTTGATTAATCACACTCTTAATGCACAACAAATCTGGAGTGCCAGGATACTGGGAGAACCTACATTTGAGGTTTGGCAAGTCAATTCTTTTGAATCTTTGAATGAAATTAATCATCAGAATTTTGTAAAAAGTATTGAGATCGTTAAAGATTCTGATCTTGAGAAAAGAATAGAATATCAGAATTCAAGAGGAACAAAATTTGAAAACAGTATTTTTGAAATGCTTTTTCATGCCATTAATCATTCGACTTATCACAGAGGACAGATTAATTCCTTACTTAAACAAAACGGTATAGAACCTATATTAACAGACTATATTTTTTATAAAAGATAGTTCTGTGGAGATCTTTCGGCTCCGCTTAGTATAACACTGTTAAAACATGCTGTATTTATTTCCCAGATTAGAAATTATACATTAAGTATTAGCGCTGTCATGCTGAGCGGAGTCGAAGCATTTTAACCAAAAGAATGTAAAGATTCGTAGAATTTGTGGAGAATAAATTATTAAATAAAGAAGTTCAGAGCTATATCAATGCAAATCTAAAAACAGATCTGCATTCCTTACTGTTGAAAAAATCCCCATTCCCGGAGGTTTCTATACAGGAAATCGTGCAACAGATCAAAGGAAAGCAAGTCGCAGAGAAAAAGTTTCCTTTTCTACTGAAAGATGGAATTATTTTCCCACCACAACTCAATATGGAGCAATCCTCATCCGAAAAGACGGCTCTCTATAAATCTGAGATTTTAAAAGGGAAGAAGTTTGTAGACTTGACCAGCGGATTTGGAATTGATGCCTATTATCTATCCCAAAACTTTGAAGATATTACCTTAATAGAGCAAAATACAGCGCTTTTAGAGATCGTTGAGCACAATTGGAATACTCTAGGAAGAAAAGCCAGATTTATTAACCAAAAACTGGAGGCTTTTTTGAATAAAAATAAGGAGAATTTTAATACTATTTATCTGGATCCAGCAAGAAGAGACCAGAATAAAAATAAAGTCTTTCTTTTGGAAGATCTTTCCCCAAATATTCTTGAAATCCAGGAAAAATTATTATCAATATCAGATCAGGTGATTATTAAACTTTCGCCATTGATAGATCTGAAATATCTTATTTCAGTTGTACCTTCTATTTTCAGAATTGATATCATAGCTCTTAAGAATGATGTAAAAGAGATTGTAGCTTTCCTATCTGCAGAAAATAAAAAAGAGATTATTGGCAACTGTGTGAACCTTGAAAGCGGTGAATCTACCTTTAGTTTCATATTTGGGGAAGAAGAAAATGCTCAATCGGAATATTCTGAACCTGAAAAATTCATTTATATTCCTAATAATTCTATTCTAAAGGCGGGGATTTTCAATTTGATTTCTGAAAAGGTTGGGGTTAAAAAATTACATCCTAACTCTCATCTTTATACTTCCATAGAAAGAATAATCGATTTTCCAGGAAGAACTTTTGAAATGGAAGTTGTTGATTCTAAAAAGATTAAAAAGAAGGAGCAATACAATATTATTTCAAAAAATTACCCGTTAAAACCTGAAGAAATTAAGAAGAAATACGGATTGAAAGATGGTGGAAATGATTACCTTATTTTTACACAGTCCAAAAAAGGGAAAATTATTTTAAAATCAGTCTAAAAATGTTGCCAAAAGAAACAGGATTTCTTAATTTTGGGCAATCAAAAATTAGAGGATGAAACCCCTCGCTGTTTAGATCATCTGAATAGACTAAAACAGGGCGATTCCATATGATATTTAAAAAAATAAATTTTACATATGAAAAAATTAGTTATATGTTTAGCAATTGCAACGGTAGCGATAAGCTGTAAAAAAGTTCCGCAAGGTGGAAGCAAGGCTGTTTTAAAACTTGAAGAAGGAGTAGAAAGATACTCTGACGACGCTCAGGGTGAAAAGGCTCATGGAGGACATGAAGCTGCTACTGCTGAACACAAAGAAGAAGCAGCAAAATCTGAAGCTGTAGCTCCTAAAACAGATAGTACTGCTGCTGCAAAGCCTACTGAGAAAAAAGAAGAGGCTCCAAAAGCTGAACACTAATTATTAGTATACAATATAAAAATGCCCTGTTTTTGCAGGGCATTTTTTATTTGAAAAAATGATCGCATAGCCAATCACCGGGAAATATTTTTTTTCTTTAGAAAATCCTGTGTTTTTACTTGGCTCAGCGGTGCATTTTTTTTAATTTTAACAAAATAAAATTTTACAATGCAAGAGACATTAAATTACATTAACGAAAACAAGCAGCGTTTCGTCGATGAATTATTTGAGTTATTGAGAATCCCTTCTATTTCTGCAGATCCAGCGTATAAAGATGATGTATTGAAGTGTGCAGATGTATGTGCAGAATACCTTAGAAATGCAGGTGCAGATCATGTTGAAGTATGTGAAACTAAGGGTTACCCTATCGTTTTCGGAGAAAAAATTATAGATACAAACCTACCAACGGTACTGGTTTACGGGCACTATGACGTACAACCGGCAGATCCATTAGAATTATGGAGAAAACCTCCTTTTGAGCCTTATATTGAGAAAACTGAGCTTCACCCGGACGGAGCTATCTTCGCAAGAGGTGCAGCAGATGATAAAGGACAGTTCTTTATGCACCTGAAAGCATTTGAAGCAATGATGAGAACCAACACTCTTCCTTGTAACGTTAAATTTATTCTGGAAGGAGAAGAAGAAGTAGGATCTGTAAGTTTAGGGGACTTTGTGAATGAAAACAAAGAAAAGCTGTCTTGCGATTGTATTTTAATTTCCGATACGCATATCTATAGCAACGAGCAACCGACTGTAACAACAGGATTAAGAGGGCTAAGCTATGTAGAAGTAGAGGTGGAAGGACCAAACAGAGACCTGCATTCAGGACTTTACGGAGGAGCAGTTCCAAACCCAATCCATGTATTGTCAAGAATGATTGCTAATCTTATTGATGAAGATGGTCACATCACAATTGATGGTTTCTATGATAATGTTGAGACTGTGTCTGATGCAGACAGAACAGAGATGAATAAACTGAAGGATAATCCTGAAGAATTCAAAAAGTCAATCGGATTAAGCAATATTGAAGGCGAAAAAGGATATACAACGTTAGAGAGAGCTTCTATTCGTCCTACTTTAGACTGTAATGGTATTTGGGGTGGATATACAGGCGAAGGAGCTAAAACTGTAATTCCTTCCAAAGCTTTTGCTAAAATTTCAATGCGTTTGGTTCCTTATCAAACACCGGAAGAAATTACGGAGAAGTTCACGAAATATTTCGAAAAAATTGCTCCGGATACCGTAAAAGTGAAAGTGACACCGCACCATGGGGGAATGCCTTATGTACTACAAAGTGATACCAAAGAATTCTTAGCCGCTAAAGCCGCTATGGAAACAGCATTTGGTAAAGAAGTATTGCCTTACAGAAGTGGTGGAAGTATTCCAATTACATCAATGTTTGAGAAGGTTTTAGGAGCTAAATCTGTATTGATGGGCTTTGGATTGGATTCTGATGCAATTCACTCTCCAAACGAACATTATGGATTATTTAATTTTTATAAAGGAATTGAAAGTATTCCGTTGTTTTTTGAAAATTATTCAAAATAATTATTGATTTTTTACAAGATATTTATACAAAACAGGGTGTTTCTTTACGAAACGCCCTGTTTTTTTTATTGATCATTGTAAATGGTGAAAAAAAACCTCTTTAAAAGTGCTTTTTCT
This is a stretch of genomic DNA from Chryseobacterium tructae. It encodes these proteins:
- a CDS encoding DinB family protein; the protein is MKDKLIDLFEYTYHFNVEMIKVISENRKLVDDKTISLINHTLNAQQIWSARILGEPTFEVWQVNSFESLNEINHQNFVKSIEIVKDSDLEKRIEYQNSRGTKFENSIFEMLFHAINHSTYHRGQINSLLKQNGIEPILTDYIFYKR
- a CDS encoding class I SAM-dependent methyltransferase, with amino-acid sequence MENKLLNKEVQSYINANLKTDLHSLLLKKSPFPEVSIQEIVQQIKGKQVAEKKFPFLLKDGIIFPPQLNMEQSSSEKTALYKSEILKGKKFVDLTSGFGIDAYYLSQNFEDITLIEQNTALLEIVEHNWNTLGRKARFINQKLEAFLNKNKENFNTIYLDPARRDQNKNKVFLLEDLSPNILEIQEKLLSISDQVIIKLSPLIDLKYLISVVPSIFRIDIIALKNDVKEIVAFLSAENKKEIIGNCVNLESGESTFSFIFGEEENAQSEYSEPEKFIYIPNNSILKAGIFNLISEKVGVKKLHPNSHLYTSIERIIDFPGRTFEMEVVDSKKIKKKEQYNIISKNYPLKPEEIKKKYGLKDGGNDYLIFTQSKKGKIILKSV
- a CDS encoding dipeptidase, which produces MQETLNYINENKQRFVDELFELLRIPSISADPAYKDDVLKCADVCAEYLRNAGADHVEVCETKGYPIVFGEKIIDTNLPTVLVYGHYDVQPADPLELWRKPPFEPYIEKTELHPDGAIFARGAADDKGQFFMHLKAFEAMMRTNTLPCNVKFILEGEEEVGSVSLGDFVNENKEKLSCDCILISDTHIYSNEQPTVTTGLRGLSYVEVEVEGPNRDLHSGLYGGAVPNPIHVLSRMIANLIDEDGHITIDGFYDNVETVSDADRTEMNKLKDNPEEFKKSIGLSNIEGEKGYTTLERASIRPTLDCNGIWGGYTGEGAKTVIPSKAFAKISMRLVPYQTPEEITEKFTKYFEKIAPDTVKVKVTPHHGGMPYVLQSDTKEFLAAKAAMETAFGKEVLPYRSGGSIPITSMFEKVLGAKSVLMGFGLDSDAIHSPNEHYGLFNFYKGIESIPLFFENYSK